The Anolis carolinensis isolate JA03-04 chromosome 2, rAnoCar3.1.pri, whole genome shotgun sequence genome has a window encoding:
- the ppwd1 gene encoding peptidylprolyl isomerase domain and WD repeat-containing protein 1 has protein sequence MANVGSPRKRRHRGEEEGEGGRERGDGRSEEEEEKEDEAEEDEQERWVGPLPGEAAQVKKRRVLEFERVYLDNLPSASMYERSYMHRDVITHVVCTKTDFVITASHDGHVKFWKKVEEGIEFVKHFRSHLSVVESIAASAEGALFCSVGDDKAMKVFDVVNFDMINMLKLGYHPGQCEWVYCPGDAISSVAASEKSTGRIFIYDGRGNNQPLHVFDKLHTSPLTQIRLNSVYKVIVSSDKSGMIEYWTGPPHEYKFPKNVNWEYKTDTDLYEFAKCKAYPTSMCFSSDGKKMATIGSDRKVRIFRFLTGKLMRVFDESLSMFTELQQMRQQLPDMEFGRRMAVERELEKVDAVRLINIIFDETGHFVLYGTMLGIKVINVETNRCVRILGKQENIRVMQLALFQGVAKKHRAAVTVEMKASDNPVLQNIQADPTIICTAFKKNRFYMFTKREPEDTKSADSDRDVFNEKPSKEEVMAATQAEGPKRVSDSAIIHTSMGDIHVKLFPVECPKTVENFCVHSRNGYYNSHTFHRIIKGFMIQTGDPTGTGMGGESIWGGEFEDEFHSTLRHDRPYTLSMANAGPNTNGSQFFITVVPTPWLDNKHSVFGRVTKGMEVVQRISNVKVNPKTDKAYEDVSIINITVK, from the exons ATGGCGAACGTGGGATCGCCGAGGAAGAGACGCCACCGcggggaagaagaaggagaaggaggaagagaaagaggagatgGACGCtccgaggaggaagaggagaaggaggacgaGGCGGAGGAGGACGAGCAGGAGCGCTGGGTGGGGCCTTTGCCCGGGGAAGCGGCGCAGGTCAAAAAGCGGAGAG TTCTTGAGTTCGAACGTGTCTATCTGGATAATCTTCCCAGTGCTTCAATGTATGAACGCAGTTACATGCACAGAGATGTCATCACACACGTTGTGTGTACTAA GACCGATTTTGTAATAACAGCCAGCCATGATGGGCATGTCAAATTCTGGAAGAAAGTGGAAGAAGGAATTGAATTTGTTAAACATTTTCGCAGCCATTTGA GTGTTGTTGAGAGCATTGCTGCAAGCGCAGAAGGGGCATTGTTCTGCTCTGTAGGGGATGACAAAGCAATGAAGGTTTTTGATGTGGTGAATTTTGATATGATCAATATGCTCAAACTTGG CTATCACCCAGGCCAATGTGAATGGGtatattgcccaggagatgctatATCTTCAGTTGCTGCATCTGAAAAAAGTACTGGGAGAATATTCATATACGATGGACGGGGAAACAATCAACCACTTCACGTTTTTGATAAACTCCATACATCACCTCTTACACAAATACGACTGAACTCTGTCTATAAAGTCATAGTATCATCTGACAAATCTGGAATGATAGAATACTGGACTGGGCCTCCTCATGAATATAAATTTCCTAAAAATGTGAACTGGGAATATAAAACAGACACTGATCTATATGAATTTGCTAAATGTAAAGCCTATCCGACCAGTATGTGTTTCTCTTCGGATGGCAAAAAAATGGCCACTATTGGTTCTGACAGAAAAGTCCGAATTTTCAGATTCTTGACAGGAAAGCTGATGAGGGTCTTCGATGAATCTTTGAGT ATGTTTACTGAGCTGCAACAGATGAGGCAACAGCTACCAGACATGGAGTTTGGACGCCGTATGGCTGTGGAACGGGAGCTTGAGAAAGTTGATGCTGTACGATTAATTAACATCATTTTCGATGAAACTGGACATTTTGTGCTCTATGGAACAATGCTGGGAATTAAAGTCATCAATGTGGAAACAAACCG ATGTGTTAGGATTCTAGGCAAACAGGAGAATATCAGAGTTATGCAGCTGGCTCTGTTCCAGGGTGTAGCAAAGAAACACCGTGCAGCAGTTACTGTAGAGATGAAAGCATCTGATAATCCTGTTCTCCAAAATATACAAGCAGATCCAACAATAATTTGCACTGCCTTCAAGAAAAACAGATTTTATATG tttACCAAGCGTGAACCAGAAGACACCAAGAGTGCAGACTCTGATAGAGATGTATTTAACGAGAAGCCGTCTAAAGAAGAGGTCATGGCAGCCACTCAGGCAGAAGGACCCAAACGAGTATCTGATAGTGCCATTATTCACACAAGCATGGGAGATATTCATGTCAAGCTCTTCCCTGTTGA ATGTCCTAAAACAGTGGAAAATTTCTGTGTGCATAGCAGGAATGGTTACTATAATAGCCACACCTTTCACCGCATCATAAAG GGCTTCATGATTCAGACTGGTGATCCAACAGGCACAGGAATGGGAGGCGAAAGCATCTGGGGAGGAGAATTTGAGGATGAGTTCCACTCCACTTTACGACATGACAGGCCTTACACGCTTAGTATGGCAAATGCAGGACCAAACACCAATGGCTCGCAGTTCTTTATAACAGTTGTACCAACG CCTTGGCTAGACAACAAGCACAGTGTGTTTGGAAGAGTAACTAAAGGGATGGAAGTTGTTCAGAGAATATCGAATGTGAAAGTGAATCCAAAAACTGACAAAGCTTATGAAGATGTCAGTATTATTAATATCACAGTGAAATGA